One Aegilops tauschii subsp. strangulata cultivar AL8/78 chromosome 7, Aet v6.0, whole genome shotgun sequence genomic window carries:
- the LOC109734138 gene encoding uncharacterized protein gives MPPRRRGGSGFRGVRVRPSGTYSASIRLGGGVRLGLGTFDTAQDGARAYDAAAWRLRRSRWDMNFTDVATPERAHELAPFPRLITDEDRRKNRRRERRLSLAEMDEEAMALWRQRFPQDIINEEQFFAERRRAVVKARGPTVSVPMDHGRCAAHEKRRGAQVGRARQDRDK, from the exons atgccgcctcGCCGCCGGGGAGGTTCGGGCTTCCGCGGCGTCCGCGTGCGTCCGTCCGGCACCTACTCCGCATCGATCCGGTTGGGCGGCGGCGTGCGCCTCGGCCTCGGAACCTTCGACACCGCCCAGGACGGCGCCAGGGCGTACGACGctgcggcgtggcgcctccggcgGTCCCGTTGGGACATGAACTTCACCGACGTGGCGACGCCAGAGCGGGCACATGAGTTGGCTCCTTTCCCGCgacttatcaccgacgaggatcggcGCAAAAACCGGAGGCGGGAGCGCCGTCTCAGCCtagccgagatggacgaggaagccatggcgctgtggaggCAACGCTTCCCGCAAGATATCATCAACGAGGAGCAGTTCTTCGCcgagaggagg AGAGCCGTGGTCAAG GCACGCGGCCCCACCGTGTCCGTCCCCATGGACCATGGCCGCTGCGCTGCACACGAGAAGCGTCGTGGTGCGCAGGTAGGTAGGGCCCGCCAAGACAGGGACAAGTGA
- the LOC109734132 gene encoding protein CHLOROPLAST IMPORT APPARATUS 2, whose translation MACIPTGIRLPDLDMVKAAAAAAGAGVGPPGAGPLRPAHSSASSALSDASNSSSASSLSLKRARTPRKRPNQTYNEAAALLASMYPSVFPAGDRAPPSPRLLGLASALADDPSRVDLLPPFPVLGNAACLLRDAAAPPPTTPRSPVLARACPSPAAVSSAFTEFRDSAPSPGTPDGAAGADGPGELDFEDDDDSFDADSFLLGGVDEGAAAEGIDGIMGKLSMESGSDASSINRVLSSSGIDPYIRNLMVLGLGFRRSRSNIKQALKRHDDDSEWWMCPAIPLKDIMPVPPPSMEPPPPVEKKKKKTKKKALKDIAAGPCITCVKEEIPDPAYGDDGIFGLKAPKTGLGLSLNTEEVLKAWYDRGSVFSDGNIPDASSADGLAKLSDIELFLENGAAGAIREGSIQKLKHKQKQCTPLLSNKTRYQARKVHAESRPRVKGRFVSQAALLQKAAEKET comes from the exons ATGGCGTGCATCCCGACGGGCATCCGGCTGCCGGACCTGGACATGGTCaaggcggctgcggcggcggctggggcgggggtggggcCGCCGGGCGCGGGGCCGCTGCGGCCGGCGCACTCCTCGGCGTCCTCCGCGCTCTCCGacgcctccaactcctcctcgGCCTCCTCGCTCTCGCTCAAGCGGGCGCGCACGCCGCGGAAGCGCCCCAACCAGACCTACAACGAGGCGGCCGCGCTGCTCGCCTCCATGTACCCCTCAGTCTTCCCCGCCGGGGACagggcgccgccgtcgccgcggcTCCTCGGCCTCGCCTCCGCGCTCGCCGACGACCCCTCCCGCGTTGACCTGCTCCCGCCCTTCCCCGTCCTCGGCAACGCCGCCTGCCTCCTCCGcgacgccgccgcgccgccgccgaccacGCCGCGGAGCCCCGTCCTCGCCAGGGCCTGCCCCTCGCCGGCGGCCGTCAGCAGCGCCTTCACCGAGTTCCGCGACTCCGCGCCGTCCCCCGGGACCCCCGACGGCGCCGCCGGCGCGGACGGGCCCGGGGAGCTCGACTTTGAGGATGATGACGACAGCTTCGACGCCGACTCCTTCCTCCTCGGCGGCGTCGACGAGGGCGCGGCCGCCGAGGGGATCGACGGCATCATGGGCAAACTCAGCATGGAAAGCGGCAGCGATGCCTCTTCCATTAACCGCGTCCTCTCCAGCTCCGGAATAGACCCCTACATCAGAAACCTCATGGTGCTCGGACTCGGGTTCCGGCGCTCCCGGTCCAACATCAAGCAGGCGCTCAAGCGGCATGACGATGACAGCGAATGGTGGATGTGCCCTGCCATTCCATTGAAGGACATTATGCCGGTGCCTCCCCCATCCATGGAACCACCACCGCcggtggagaagaagaagaagaagactaagAAGAAGGCGTTGAAGGACATCGCCGCTGGGCCATGCATTACATGTGTTAAGGAGGAGATTCCTGACCCTGCTTATGGGGATGATGGAATTTTTGGACTGAAGGCGCCCAAGACAGGATTGGGCCTGAGCCTCAACACCGAGGAGGTGCTGAAGGCGTGGTATGACAGAGGCTCCGTGTTCTCTGACGGCAACATACCTGATGCGTCATCCGCTGATGGGCTG GCTAAACTTTCAGATATTGAACTGTTTCTAGAGAATGGTGCTGCTGGTGCTATCAGGGAAGGCAGCATACAAAAATTGAAGCACAAGCAGAAGCAGTGCACTCCTCTCCTCTCAAATAAGACTCGGTACCAAGCACGGAAGGTGCATGCCGAGTCTCGCCCTCGGGTCAAG GGGAGGTTTGTCAGCCAGGCGGCTCTTCTGCAGAAAGCCGCAGAGAAAGAGACCTAG